In Camelina sativa cultivar DH55 chromosome 13, Cs, whole genome shotgun sequence, the genomic window TTTATCAGACATCCACAGACTATTATTATACATGGTTAATCAACTTCATAATCTCTGTATCAAGAAGAACTATTTTCTAAAGCTACCAAGTGATTCTTTACAAAACCAGGAACAAGGCTGATATAAACATACCGAGAAGTCCAGTATAGTAGGATAATGGAACGTCAGTATGTTGAATCTTGAAATGCATGTGAGTCATTGGAGTGATAACGCTGTGCTCTTCCCATCCAACAATACCCCAAAGTAAATCACCTTTTTTGTAATCTGGATGCCCAGATTCTATCACTCTAGACACTCCATACCCAAAGATTGGCTgcacacaaacataaaaaaaaaaagacacaatttAATAACAGTCTTCAGAGTCttcaagaacaccaatctaAAAGATAAGACcgtttatatataacatacagttatatagtttaattattaaCTAACAAGATGCATCCAGATAAGTTACAGAAACGatccaacacacacaaaaaaaaaacagaaccgtTGGTTGGtcaatttatattataacaaataaaatattaatattaataattataaatccaaaagaagaggaaacaaaatcatataataataatctcaCCGACCTCGAATCAAATCATGCAAACCAAACGAAACCAAATAAGAACAATATTATCATCGGTTACTAATTTGACCGGAGATCTGAATATATAGTCGGAGGGAGAGTCTGGTCGATGGGTACCTGACCGGGAGCGTAAGCTTGAGCGAGAGCAGCAGTTGAGGGATCAGGTTTGCTCATACGAATACGCATGTAAGGATCGCATGACAAGTAGAGATTCTTAACCAGAACCGAGTTAGAACCTCCAGGAACCTTAAATACGACGGTGGAGGTAGAGAGATCGAAATCGGATTCCTTAGGAAAACCATTCACGTATTCTTTCAATACCACTTGCTTGTTCGCCGCCGTCGACATCTCCGATATGATTTATTTCCCCGGTCGAGTACAATAATTGGCTAACTTCTTCTTTCCGAGCCTGCTGCTTTTTATAGTGTTGGCCTCTCTGTGTCGCTCGTCTTGTAGCTGCTGTtgttacataaattatatttttcaactaTGACGTCACTGCTTATATATGGGCTCAGTCAATATGTTCACAATTTGGATCCTTTCACATTTTTCGTTCTTTtcacatttgttttgtttttttttcaatatgagaatttaattttattccataattttgtatttttgtattttattttctaggaTTCTTTATAATGTTGCCAATAGGAGCCATTAAAtttgaaaaggaagaaaaaggatTTTACATGCCAAGATATTTTATTCCGGTTTTGTAAAACACTAAAACTTGAGCGGACCAAACCAACGGAAAAGGCCAAAAATACGTAACGTGTCTTTGTGGTCAAACACAGTCACTATCCTCGTTTATTGGTCGGTCATCTGTTAAATTCGTCTAAATTTTGTTTGGCATTCTTAGTTGGCAATACATAGCActcacagatttttttttttttttgccattgtAGTCGCAACCAGAGAATTAGTAATTTACCtcagttgattgagaacctTCGGAGTTCGGAGCATAACTGAGTGGGACATGCAGGTAGAACCTCTGGGGaatcattttacaaattttatttatcttttattatgtgtttcctttgtttcttttacaaTTACTACAAAGATATTTgaacatattaatttttcattttcgtACATGTGAATTTTGCTCCAGCACTAGAGCCTCTGAAGTAACCACTGCTTCAAAAACCTAATGATGTGTATCTTGTGCGGCAGATTTGTGATTCACTAGACACTTGGAGACATATGTTTATCTCTGAACCTGCACGCACTGATGATTCCTGAGAGATTTAAGAgtacaaatcaaaatcatgtaAAGAAGCAATCGACGACTTTGTGATCTAATCAAAAATAACTAACCTACTTTTTTAGAGACATTTGGCTTCAATTTCCTCAAGAGTGAGACCTTTTGTCTCTGGCACAATGAAGAATATGAAGACTAGAGACAAAACACATATCACACCAAACGCACAGAACAGTATCCCAGCTCCCAACAGTTCCTGCAAAACAGAGCCATGTGCAAGCCAAACAAAAGTTCCAGTtagagaacaaaacaagaaaaatactgCAACTGTGGCCTGTGGGTGTGTTCGAATAGATTAACATattatttctctctttcaaaagGTTTTGCTACCATTTGTACAGTATTAGCCATACTGCAAAACAATGATTTTTGTCCTGAAGGGAATGGTAGGTTACCTTTAGGGGTGAAAAAGCAAATGTCACAATTGCGTTTGCACCGAAATTCACAAGCACTGCTAGACTAAGACCTCGACCTCTTAACTTAAGGGGGAATATCTCCGAGATCATCAGCCAACCAATTGGACCAAAGGATAGCTGCAAGATTGGTAACATCATATCAATACTTTAAAGCTCTTATTGAAAGtataaaaccaaacatattaCCATTAACCTACATgttcaaaattgaaaaactaGAAGCATTTCAAAGTTTGAAGGCGAAAATAATGAAACTATGAGCCACATTTGTATATAACCTCGAAAGGAACTACTTGTTTTGACTACATCTTTAGATCAGAAAGTCTTTCATACTTTTCAGGACTAGCATTAGCATTTTGGTACAGAAGTTTGATCAACAAAAGTCTAACTAATTATTCGTTTACCTGGTAACAGCCCACATAAAGCAACAGtgcaacaacagcaacaactgGTGAGGCGCTGAAAAAGAGGTAGTATGACCCCAGCAGGAATAATGAGACAACCTgtttgacaataaaaataacaagTGAAGATACTCAGCTTAATAAATAGAACATGGATGAGAAAAGACAAAGAATAAAACATAGAGGACATACCATGCCGCCAACACCACCAAGAAGTAATGGTCTCCTTCCAAGTCTGTCAATAACTACAACAGCTACTCCTGTCATAATCAACTGCAACAACATAGGTGCCATTATTTCTTAGAAAGCAAGATAACTTTGTAGCAGAGGCAGGTCTCCAAGGAAATATGTTCCATCAAAACATTGTTCTTTAGTGTCGATCGAAATTATTCTTTTACGACTACACAGTTTTAAATGTCGATCTGTAATGGCACTACTGCTAGCACTGATAACAGAGATTGTAGAATGAAGTGCATCTATATATCATATTGTAAAGGTAATTTAAAAGTATATCAGGTGAAAATTAGTATCTTAAAAATTTAGCCTGATGGAAAAAATGAATACCTTCAATAGACCAAGCAGAATTGAGACCCTTGTTGCATCACCTGCGGCAGAAAATCCAGCGGTCTAACAGGAAAGGTGGGGGGAGGGGAGAGAAGTTAAATATCCACTTGTGAGTTCCCAAGTGCAACAAAGCCAATATTATACTCTACAGAAAGTTTAtctagagaagaaaagaaaacctgcAGTATTGAAGGTGCATAATAAAGCACACTTGGTTGCCCAGTTATCTGCCATTTGACAAAGTTCATTAGTAATTACTCTTCTAAAAGAGCCCAACAATTAAATTTGACTATACCGACCTGTTGAAACAAGACTAGACCTCCTCCTATGATGAGAGCTTTCAAGCACTTCCCTTGAAATAGTTCACCAAATGTGACTTCTTTATCCTCGCCCACAACAGAAAGTTCAGCTAAAATCTCGCTCACTTGTTCAGCAGCTGAATCAACAAAAGCAGGACCTCTAAGGcggcaaagagatttgattgcAGCCTCTCTTTGGTTCTCCACATTCCCTTTCCCCTGTATGACGCGCAACAAAAGCCACCTAGGGGATGCTGGGAGCCACCACATCCCAATTCCCATAATAACAGCCAAAGGGACACTTGTTGCATACATGTAACGCCAACCAGAGAGAATGTTGACTGTAAGACTACCGATTCCATAACCTCCCTGCATTAAATTTTGTGTAGGATATGTGAAATTAACTTGCtgaacattttaaaaacaaGAGGAGCAACTCAACTGCTTCACATAAAGAAATTAATGTCCAAAACCTATGAGCTTTAAGAACTTACAACCATCCCAAGGACTATGAAGAATTCCTTTAGTGATACCAGTTGTCCACGAATCTCACTTGGAGCAGTCTCTGCAATGTACATCGGAGCCGCATGCATTGCCTA contains:
- the LOC104735735 gene encoding D-xylose-proton symporter-like 2, which translates into the protein MAIDPEQQPISSVSREVGKSSGEISSEREPLIKENHVPENYSVVAAILPFFFPALGGLLYGYEIGATSCATISLQSPSLSGISWYNFSSVDVGLVTSGSLYGALFGSIVAFTIADVIGRRKELILAAILFLIGALVTALAPIYSVLIIGRVTYGVSVGLAMHAAPMYIAETAPSEIRGQLVSLKEFFIVLGMVGGYGIGSLTVNILSGWRYMYATSVPLAVIMGIGMWWLPASPRWLLLRVIQGKGNVENQREAAIKSLCRLRGPAFVDSAAEQVSEILAELSVVGEDKEVTFGELFQGKCLKALIIGGGLVLFQQITGQPSVLYYAPSILQTAGFSAAGDATRVSILLGLLKLIMTGVAVVVIDRLGRRPLLLGGVGGMVVSLFLLGSYYLFFSASPVVAVVALLLYVGCYQLSFGPIGWLMISEIFPLKLRGRGLSLAVLVNFGANAIVTFAFSPLKELLGAGILFCAFGVICVLSLVFIFFIVPETKGLTLEEIEAKCL